A stretch of the Malus sylvestris chromosome 10, drMalSylv7.2, whole genome shotgun sequence genome encodes the following:
- the LOC126588038 gene encoding receptor-like protein kinase HSL1, whose amino-acid sequence MLLFLLPLLLLLPPLPTTLSLNQEGLYLQHFKLSLDDPDSALDSWNDADSTPCNWLGVKCDDASSSSPVVRSLDLPSANLAGPFPTVLCRLPNLTHLSLYNNSINSTLPPSLSTCQNLEHLDLSQNLLTGALPATLPDLPNLKYLDLTGNNFSGPIPDSFGRFQKLEVLSLVYNLIEGTIPPFLGNISTLKMLNLSYNPFLPGRIPAELGNLTNLEVLWLTECNIVGEIPDSLGRLKNLKDLDLAINGLTGRIPPSLSELTSVVQIELYNNSLTGKLPPGMSKLTRLRLLDASMNQLSGPIPDELCRLPLESLNLYENNFEGSVPASIANSPNLYELRLFRNKLSGELPQNLGKNSPLKWLDVSSNQFTGTIPASLCEKRQMEELLMIHNEFSGGIPARLGECQSLTRVRLGHNRLSGEVPAGFWGLPRVYLMELVENELSGAISKTIAGATNLSLLIVAKNKFSGQIPEEIGWVENLMEFSGGENKFNGPLPESIVRLGQLGTLDLHSNEISGELPIGIQSWTKLNELNLASNQLSGKIPDGIGNLSVLNYLDLSGNRFSGKIPFGLQNMKLNVFNLSNNRLSGELPPLFAKEIYRSSFLGNPGLCGDLDGLCDGKAEVKSQGYLWLLRCIFILSGLVFVVGVVWFYLKYKNFKKANRTIDKSKWTLMSFHKLGFSEYEILDCLDEDNVIGSGASGKVYKVMLSSGEVVAVKKLWGGKVQECEAGDVEKGWVQDDGFEAEVETLGRIRHKNIVKLWCCCTTRDCKLLVYEYMQNGSLGDMLHSIKGGLLDWPTRFKIALDAAEGLSYLHHDCVPAIVHRDVKSNNILLDGDFGARVADFGVAKVVDVTGKGPQSMSGITGSCGYIAPEYAYTLRVNEKSDIYSFGVVILELVTGRLPVDPEFGEKDLVKWVCTALDQKGVDSVVDPKLESCYKEEVCKVLNIGLLCTSPLPINRPSMRRVVKLLQEVGTEKHPQAAKKEGKLSPYYYEDASDHGSVA is encoded by the exons atgcttctcttcctcctccccctcctcctcctcctcccaccGCTCCCCACCACCCTCTCCCTCAACCAAGAAGGCCTCTACCTCCAACACTTCAAGCTCTCCCTCGACGATCCTGACTCCGCCCTCGACTCCTGGAACGACGCCGACTCCACCCCCTGCAATTGGCTTGGGGTCAAATGCGACgacgcctcctcctcctcccccgtCGTCCGCTCCCTCGACCTCCCCAGCGCCAACCTCGCCGGCCCTTTCCCCACCGTCCTCTGCCGCCTCCCCAACCTCACCCACCTCTCCCTCTACAACAACTCCATCAACTCCACCCTCCCTCCCTCACTCTCCACTTGTCAAAATCTCGAGCACCTTGACCTCTCCCAGAACCTTCTCACCGGCGCCCTCCCCGCCACCCTCCCCGACCTCCCCAACCTCAAATACCTCGACCTCACCGGAAACAATTTCTCCGGACCAATTCCCGACTCCTTCGGCCGCTTCCAGAAACTCGAGGTCCTCTCTCTCGTCTACAATCTCATTGAAGGCACCATCCCCCCGTTTCTCGGCAACATTTCCACCCTGaaaatgctcaacctttccTACAACCCGTTTCTCCCGGGTCGGATCCCGGCGGAGCTCGGCAATTTGACGAACCTCGAGGTGCTCTGGCTCACCGAGTGCAACATAGTTGGCGAGATTCCCGACTCGCTGGGTCGtctcaaaaacctcaaggatttGGACCTCGCCATCAACGGCTTAACCGGCCGGATTCCGCCGTCGCTCAGCGAGCTGACCAGCGTCGTTCAGATTGAGCTCTACAACAACTCATTAACCGGCAAGCTGCCGCCCGGAATGTCTAAATTGACCCGGCTGAGACTCCTCGACGCGTCCATGAACCAGCTGAGCGGGCCAATTCCTGACGAGCTCTGCCGGTTGCCGCTCGAAAGCCTCAACCTTTACGAGAACAACTTCGAGGGGAGCGTGCCGGCGAGCATTGCGAACTCGCCTAACTTGTACGAGCTCAGGCTCTTCCGAAACAAGCTCTCCGGCGAGCTTCCCCAAAATCTCGGGAAGAACTCGCCTCTCAAGTGGCTCGACGTGTCTAGCAACCAGTTCACTGGCACCATTCCGGCGAGTCTTTGCGAGAAGCGACAAATGGAAGAGCTCTTGATGATACACAATGAGTTTTCCGGTGGGATCCCGGCGAGGTTGGGTGAGTGCCAGAGCTTGACCCGGGTTCGATTGGGTCACAACCGGTTAAGTGGGGAAGTTCCGGCGGGCTTCTGGGGGCTGCCGCGCGTGTACTTGATGGAGCTCGTTGAGAATGAGCTTTCTGGGGCGATATCGAAGACCATTGCCGGAGCCACGAACCTCTCGCTATTAATCGTAGCGAAGAACAAGTTTTCGGGTCAGATACCGGAGGAGATTGGGTGGGTGGAGAATCTTATGGAGTTTTCCGGTGGCGAAAATAAGTTCAATGGGCCGTTGCCGGAGAGCATTGTGAGACTCGGGCAGCTCGGGACTCTGGACCTCCACAGTAACGAAATCTCGGGTGAGCTTCCAATTGGGATCCAGTCTTGGACGAAACTCAACGAGCTCAATCTAGCAAGTAACCAACTTTCCGGGAAAATCCCAGATGGGATTGGGAACTTATCCGTGCTTAATTACCTTGATCTTTCCGGGAATCGATTTTCCGGGAAAATCCCATTTGGGTTGCAGAATATGAAGCTCAATGTGTTTAATTTGTCCAACAATCGGCTCTCAGGTGAGCTTCCACCCTTATTTGCTAAGGAAATTTATAGGAGTAGCTTTCTGGGAAATCCTGGTCTTTGTGGAGATTTGGATGGCTTATGTGATGGCAAAGCTGAGGTTAAAAGTCAGGGGTACCTATGGTTGCTTAGGTGCATCTTCATTCTATCTGGTTTAGTATTTGTTGTGGGGGTGGTCTGGTTTTACTTGAAGTACAAGAACTTCAAGAAGGCGAACCGAACGATAGACAAATCCAAATGGACGCTGATGTCGTTTCACAAACTGGGTTTTAGTGAGTATGAGATCTTGGATTGCCTTGATGAAGATAATGTGATTGGTAGCGGGGCGTCCGGGAAGGTGTACAAGGTTATGCTGAGCAGTGGAGAGGTTGTTGCAGTGAAGAAGCTTTGGGGAGGGAAAGTGCAGGAGTGCGAAGCTGGCGATGTTGAGAAAGGTTGGGTCCAAGACGACGGCTTTGAGGCGGAGGTGGAGACTTTGGGGAGGATTAGGCACAAGAACattgtgaagctttggtgttgttGCACTACTAGGGACTGCAAGCTCTTGGTTTATGAGTATATGCAAAATGGCAGTCTCGGTGATATGTTGCATAGCATCAAAGGAGGGTTGCTGGATTGGCCTACAAGGTTTAAGATAGCTCTGGATGCAGCAGAGGGTCTTTCTTATCTGCACCATGATTGCGTTCCAGCGATTGTTCATAGAGATGTGAAATCCAACAACATATTGTTGGACGGCGATTTTGGAGCACGAGTGGCGGATTTTGGAGTAGCCAAGGTGGTTGATGTGACTGGTAAAGGGCCTCAATCCATGTCGGGCATTACAGGTTCTTGTGGTTATATTGCTCCAG AATATGCATACACTCTCAGAGTGAATGAGAAGAGCGATATATACAGTTTCGGCGTGGTTATTCTGGAGCTGGTGACCGGGAGACTCCCAGTCGACCCAGAGTTCGGAGAAAAGGACTTGGTGAAGTGGGTCTGCACCGCATTGGATCAGAAAGGAGTAGACAGTGTGGTTGACCCAAAACTTGAATCTTGTTACAAGGAAGAAGTCTGCAAGGTCCTCAACATTGGCCTCCTCTGCACCAGCCCTCTCCCAATTAATCGTCCGTCCATGAGACGAGTAGTGAAATTGTTGCAAGAAGTTGGCACAGAGAAACATCCCCAGGCTGCTAAAAAGGAGGGGAAATTGTCACCCTATTACTACGAAGATGCCTCGGATCATGGAAGCGTAGCTTGA